Proteins from a genomic interval of Hornefia porci:
- a CDS encoding 4-hydroxyphenylacetate 3-hydroxylase family protein: MALKTGAEYIESLRSMKTRVYMFGEQIENWVDHPMIRPSINCVAMTYELANDPQYEDLMTAESHLTGHKINRFAHIHQSTEDLKKKVKMQRLLGQKTASCFQRCVGMDAINAEYSTTYEIDQKYGTDYHGNLKRFLEYIQENDLVVDGAMTDPKGNRGKAPHEQEDKDLYLRIKERREDGIVVRGAKCHQTGSVNSHWHIVMPTISMGPDDKDYAVSFACPSDADGMFMIYGRQSCDTRKLEEGADMDLGNKKFGGQEALVVFDDVFIPNEYIFMCGEYDFAGMLVERFAGYHRQSYGGCKVGVGDVVIGAAALAAEYNGCEKASAVKDKLIEMTHLNETLYSCGIACSSEGHPTASGGYMIDLLLANVCKQNVTRFPYEIVRLAEDIAGGIMVTMPSQKDFRSDLPVGRNGETIGDFCNKFFVGNGICSTEDRMRVMRFLENICLGAAAVGYRTESMHGAGSPQAQRIMIARQGNIQGKKQLAKDIAGIE; the protein is encoded by the coding sequence ATGGCATTGAAGACGGGCGCAGAATATATTGAAAGTCTGCGCAGTATGAAAACGAGAGTATATATGTTCGGCGAGCAGATTGAGAACTGGGTGGACCATCCGATGATCCGCCCGTCCATCAACTGCGTCGCCATGACCTATGAGCTGGCGAACGATCCGCAGTACGAGGATCTGATGACGGCGGAGTCTCATCTGACCGGACATAAGATCAATCGGTTCGCGCATATTCATCAGAGCACAGAGGATCTGAAGAAGAAGGTGAAGATGCAGCGGCTGCTGGGTCAGAAAACCGCCAGCTGCTTCCAGCGGTGCGTGGGAATGGACGCGATTAACGCGGAGTACTCCACAACCTATGAGATCGATCAGAAATACGGAACGGATTACCACGGGAATCTGAAACGTTTCCTGGAATATATTCAGGAAAACGATCTGGTTGTGGACGGAGCGATGACCGACCCCAAGGGGAACCGCGGGAAGGCTCCCCACGAGCAGGAGGACAAAGATCTCTATCTGAGAATCAAAGAGCGGCGTGAGGACGGCATTGTCGTCCGCGGCGCCAAGTGCCACCAGACCGGCTCCGTCAATTCCCACTGGCATATTGTCATGCCGACCATTTCAATGGGACCGGACGACAAAGATTACGCAGTGTCCTTCGCCTGTCCCAGCGACGCGGATGGGATGTTCATGATCTACGGTCGTCAGTCCTGTGACACCAGAAAACTGGAAGAGGGCGCCGATATGGATCTGGGCAACAAAAAATTCGGGGGTCAGGAAGCCCTTGTCGTCTTCGACGATGTGTTCATCCCGAATGAATATATCTTCATGTGCGGTGAATATGATTTCGCCGGAATGCTGGTAGAGCGTTTCGCAGGCTATCACCGGCAGAGCTACGGCGGCTGCAAGGTCGGCGTCGGCGACGTGGTGATCGGCGCGGCGGCTCTGGCTGCTGAATATAACGGGTGCGAAAAGGCATCGGCGGTGAAGGACAAGCTCATTGAGATGACACATCTGAACGAGACTCTTTACTCCTGCGGTATCGCATGTTCCTCCGAGGGCCATCCTACGGCGTCCGGCGGCTACATGATCGACCTGCTGCTGGCGAATGTATGTAAACAGAACGTTACACGTTTCCCCTATGAGATTGTTCGCCTGGCAGAGGACATCGCCGGAGGCATCATGGTTACTATGCCTTCTCAGAAGGACTTCCGGTCGGATCTTCCGGTGGGCAGAAACGGCGAGACGATTGGTGACTTCTGCAACAAATTCTTTGTCGGGAACGGAATCTGCTCTACCGAGGACCGCATGCGCGTCATGCGCTTCCTGGAGAACATCTGCCTCGGCGCGGCCGCCGTCGGCTACCGCACCGAATCCATGCACGGTGCGGGCTCCCCGCAGGCGCAGCGCATCATGATCGCCCGTCAGGGAAATATCCAGGGTAAGAAACAGCTTGCGAAGGATATCGCAGGGATTGAATGA